One Owenweeksia hongkongensis DSM 17368 genomic region harbors:
- a CDS encoding glycosyltransferase family 2 protein produces the protein MNLSVEIILWVLILLVFYTYIGYGVVLYFIILIKRKLGKRSEYLEFYEPKVTLVIPCFNEEEYITEKALDSLSLDYPKSKLTILFVTDGSTDRSFEILKKIEGIEVIHEEKRGGKSAAENRAMKFVKTPVVIFCDANTMLNKACIREIVKHYKNEDVGGVAGEKRISRESQSNVSGAGEGMYWRYESWLKRLDSELYSVVGAAGELISFRSHLVEDLEEDTILDDFVQSLRVCEKGYKIVYEPKAYAVETGSENVTEELKRKIRIAAGGWQAIFRLTSLLNPFNNVILTFQYISHRVLRWSITAFALPVILVLNIIAVMGAAGVVYSVMLFAQLLFYSMAMVGWLFEAKKVRVKALFVPYYFTIMNYAVFAGALRWANGSQKSMWEKSTRMKKARGT, from the coding sequence ATGAACTTAAGTGTCGAGATAATTCTTTGGGTTCTCATATTATTAGTTTTTTACACTTATATCGGGTATGGGGTAGTGTTATATTTTATTATTCTCATAAAAAGAAAACTTGGTAAAAGAAGCGAGTATCTGGAATTCTATGAGCCTAAGGTTACATTGGTGATTCCATGCTTCAATGAGGAAGAATATATAACGGAAAAGGCCTTGGACTCCTTGTCTTTGGATTATCCTAAATCAAAGCTTACTATTTTATTCGTCACTGATGGGTCAACTGATAGATCTTTTGAGATTTTAAAAAAAATAGAGGGCATAGAGGTTATTCATGAGGAAAAAAGAGGAGGAAAGTCTGCTGCCGAGAATCGGGCAATGAAGTTTGTGAAAACTCCTGTTGTTATTTTCTGTGATGCCAATACAATGTTGAATAAGGCATGTATTCGAGAAATAGTAAAGCATTACAAGAATGAAGATGTAGGGGGTGTTGCAGGTGAAAAAAGAATTAGTAGGGAATCTCAATCCAATGTTAGCGGTGCCGGAGAAGGAATGTATTGGAGATATGAATCTTGGTTAAAGCGCCTGGATAGTGAATTATATTCTGTTGTGGGCGCTGCTGGGGAGCTTATATCCTTTAGGTCTCATTTGGTAGAGGATCTAGAGGAAGACACAATTCTAGATGATTTTGTCCAGTCATTAAGAGTTTGCGAGAAAGGATACAAGATTGTTTATGAGCCTAAGGCATATGCTGTTGAAACGGGTAGTGAGAATGTTACAGAAGAATTAAAGAGAAAAATCAGAATAGCAGCGGGCGGTTGGCAAGCAATTTTTAGATTAACATCATTGTTAAATCCTTTTAACAATGTGATATTAACATTTCAGTATATTTCTCATAGAGTTCTAAGGTGGTCTATAACGGCTTTCGCACTGCCAGTTATATTGGTGCTAAACATTATAGCTGTTATGGGAGCTGCTGGAGTGGTTTACTCTGTAATGTTGTTTGCACAGCTTTTGTTTTATTCTATGGCAATGGTAGGTTGGTTATTTGAAGCGAAAAAGGTTCGAGTAAAAGCTCTTTTTGTACCATACTACTTTACAATAATGAATTATGCCGTTTTTGCAGGTGCTTTAAGATGGGCTAATGGTTCGCAAAAGTCAATGTGGGAAAAATCTACACGTATGAAAAAAGCGAGAGGAACATAA